In a genomic window of Vicia villosa cultivar HV-30 ecotype Madison, WI unplaced genomic scaffold, Vvil1.0 ctg.000073F_1_1, whole genome shotgun sequence:
- the LOC131623471 gene encoding AAA-ATPase At3g50940-like, with translation MRFPSPLTVVSTLAVVSTVSSLATAAALFHSLLHNYLPHELYHYLRSKLSQFTTSLSNELTTIVIDEYDRENLAYNRLFQAAELYLHPDIAQHPKRFKAVLRPKEKNISVVIHRNDEIIHRFIRVDFKWRLIEQAIPPTHVKTPGTSNEHHVKSSVRRFEVRFNKKHRDMALSRYFPFLMENAEEIQEERMTLKLFTLSNERVLKRFGNAWQSVALDHPASFETLAMDNEFRNKILDDLDMFRAGKELYKRVGKPWKRGYLLYGPPGCGKSSLIAAMASYLIFDVYDLQLSDVQQNNELRSLLMSIGNRSILVVEDIDCTVELHNRRASRVPPWLADKPPVTLSGFLNFIDGLWSSCGEARVIVITTNHIDKLDPAILRPGRMDVHISLSYCNPSVFRELASNYLEMKEHPLFVEVDKLLEKAKITPAEVGEHFLQNEDPEVALRSLVELLEKMGRNHCENEVIKEDVTTYSFKTCNGFET, from the exons ATGCGATTCCCTTCCCCTCTAACGGTGGTTTCCACTCTAGCGGTGGTTTCCACCGTCTCTTCACTAGCCACCGCCGCCGCGTTGTTCCATTCCCTCCTTCATAACTACCTCCCACACGAACTCTACCACTACCTCCGCTCCAAGCTTTCTCAATTCACAACCTCACTCTCCAACGAACTCACCACCATAGTGATCGACGAATACGATCGCGAAAACCTAGCCTACAACAGACTCTTCCAAGCCGCTGAGCTTTACCTCCATCCCGACATCGCTCAACACCCTAAGCGATTCAAAGCCGTACTGCGACCTAAGGAGAAGAACATCTCCGTCGTAATCCATCGCAACGACGAAATCATCCACAGGTTCATACGCGTTGATTTCAAGTGGAGATTAATCGAACAAGCGATTCCGCCAACGCACGTTAAAACACCTGGTACAAGCAACGAACATCACGTGAAATCGAGTGTTCGTCGCTTCGAGGTAAGGTTTAACAAGAAACACAGAGACATGGCTTTATCCAGGTATTTTCCATTTTTAATGGAAAACGcggaagaaattcaagaagaacggATGACGCTGAAGCTTTTCACTCTCTCGAAcgaaagagtgttgaaaagattcGGAAATGCGTGGCAATCTGTGGCTCTGGATCATCCTGCTTCATTTGAGACATTAGCGATGGATAATGAATTTAGGAATAAGATTCTTGATGACTTGGATATGTTTCGGGCGGGTAAGGAGTTGTATAAGAGGGTTGGTAAACCTTGGAAAAGAGGCTATTTGTTGTATGGTCCACCAGGTTGTGGAAAATCAAGTTTGATTGCTGCTATGGCTAGTTACCTCATTTTTGATGTTTATGATTTGCAATTAAGTGATGTTCAGCAGAATAATGAGCTTAGGAGTTTGTTGATGTCGATTGGGAATCGTTCTATTCTTGTTGTTGAGGATATTGATTGTACCGTTGAGCTTCATAATCGCCGTGCATCTAGAGTCCCTCCTTGGCTTGCTGATAAGCCTCCG GTGACTTTATCAGGATTCCTCAATTTCATTGATGGTTTATGGTCTAGCTGTGGGGAAGCGAGGGTTATCGTGATCACTACGAATCACATAGACAAGTTGGACCCTGCTATTCTGCGGCCAGGGCGCATGGATGTACACATATCTTTGTCTTACTGCAACCCATCTGTGTTCAGAGAGCTGGCTTCGAACTACCTTGAAATGAAAGAGCACCCACTCTTTGTTGAGGTTGACAAGTTGCTTGAGAAGGCGAAGATCACTCCTGCAGAGGTGGGTGAGCATTTTTTACAGAATGAAGACCCTGAAGTTGCATTAAGAAGCCTGGTTGAGCTCCTTGAAAAGATGGGACGAAATCATTGTGAAAATGAAGTTATCAAAGAAGATGTCACCACTTATTCATTTAAAACCTGCAATGGTTTTGAAACTTAA
- the LOC131623473 gene encoding uncharacterized protein LOC131623473: MESFSFNLQAEKTNAILKHRKLQRVTTLLRLVEICVVLVLISRLSMKLPVVVRNSSEYIRDFSVFMNSPCFVFLIGNVIIITLFVQGLRKNVHEETETEHVDIYEELVRKSKKQEEKERIRKNDCSKVEEGDNRVVEEVEKVKRGVKKGYCYRRCESEVLKKRRRVLRRCESEKNKEIKSIEGGGEEEMVMRISYPEDEMSNEEFRRTVEAFIAKQQRNLRGEEEDYSYLV; this comes from the coding sequence ATGGAGTCGTTCAGTTTTAATCTCCAAGCAGAAAAAACAAACGCAATCCTAAAACATAGGAAACTCCAAAGAGTAACAACGTTGTTACGTCTTGTCGAAATATGTGTTGTTTTAGTCTTAATTTCAAGGCTTTCCATGAAGCTACCAGTTGTAGTAAGAAACTCAAGCGAGTATATAAGGGACTTTTCCGTCTTCATGAATAGTCcttgttttgtttttcttatcGGAAACGTTATAATAATAACGCTGTTCGTTCAGGGTTTACGAAAAAACGTTCACGAAGAAACAGAAACAGAGCATGTTGATATTTACGAAGAGTTAGTACGAAAAAGTAAGAAGCAGGAAGAAAAAGAACGAATAAGAAAAAACGATTGTAGTAAAGTGGAAGAAGGTGATAATAGGGTAGTAGAGGAGGTGGAGAAAGTGAAGAGAGGGGTGAAGAAGGGTTATTGTTATAGGAGGTGTGAGAGTGAGGTGTTGAAGAAACGGCGTCGTGTGTTGCGAAGGTGTGAGAGTGAGAAGAACAAGGAAATCAAGAGTATTGAAGGTGGTGGTGAAGAGGAAATGGTTATGAGAATTTCGTATCCTGAGGATGAGATGAGTAATGAGGAGTTTCGTAGGACTGTTGAAGCTTTTATTGCTAAGCAACAGAGGAATCttaggggagaagaagaagattacTCATATTTAGTTTAG